GTAAAATACTggcaaaaataaagtgaaattcctagaaatatgtttaaatatcattttccagTGAATATAATTAAACAATCTCTGATCCAACtttatctaatttttttgaatAGCAGAATGTTAACTGAACACAGCCACATTCCTTCTCCAAACAAATCaacagttcatttttttaaattaatactttaaatgcaattgaaaaaaaatttactcaAGCATTTTGGGTAAACTCTTAAATTGTAAACTTAATTATTCtcataaaactcttaaaagatgCACATTGCTGAAGCTTATATTTTCTGAGCTTAAGTAGTATGAGAAAAACACTTGGACTATTATGTAATTTCAATTTGATATGATAACATTTGGGTTCATATTTTATAACATAATCTACTCCACTTTTCTTTCAACTGTAGGCTTTAATAATGGGATTTTCTTGTgctgtttaaaaatatgtcttattTCCAATAGTATATATGACAAACATGAGCTAATTAACTATAATTAACCTGAAACCCATTATAGGAAAATAGAAAAGTCTAGATAAACTTGTGAAAGTTGTGTGCTCAtcttgtaattaaaataaaaagtcaaaatgcCCTAATTTCACTAAGCTGGAAACATATGCACTACATTAGAGAAAGATAACATTTTCATGCACAGTCAGTTTGAGCATGTGTAACTATACTGTATAATCAAAATCAATGCagttaaaaaaatcttccaatcAGTCTAAACAgtacaaaaaaatatattgacacaatttaaaacaaaatggaatatttgTAGAGAGTTCATACCCATAGATTTGCATGTATTTTACATGTAACAAGAATGATGACCAGAGATGTTTTAAACaaaagagagacacaaacacactgacagaagcagaaaaataatgaTTGGAATAACTAATAACTATGTCTTTTGTTATTTACAAGGGTACCAAATAGTTTGTTTCAGTAATAGCCAGGTTTATAATACTGGACTTTATTATGCTATGTACAAAATGACCTATGGCCAGTTGCAACTAATCTTTGGTTGTTGTATTTAAGTGTGCTTAACATATACATAGATCAACTTCAACTGAATCACATCTTTCATCAATATGAAGCAAAGCttgtatttaactttataattccctatggtggctcagacggtaaagcgtctgtctacaatgtgggagacctgggttcgatccctgggttgggaagatctcctggagagggaaatggcaatccattccagtactattgcctggaaaatcccatggacagaggagcctggtaggctatagtccatggggtcacaaagagtcggaaatgactgaacgacttcactttatcATATCATTGTTATCTAAAGCTTAAGGTGTTGGGCTGCCTACCCGTCATGGAGGCAGTCTTGACTGAGGAGCTTGATGAAGAGGAACAGCTGGTGAGACGGCATCGCAAAGAGAAGAAGGAGCTGCAAGCCAAAATACAGAGTATGAAGAATGCTGTTCCCAGGAATGACAAAAAGAGGAGGAAGCAACTTACGAAAGATGTTGCTAAGTTAGAagcagaaatggaagagaaacaTAGAGAGGAGCTGGATCAGTTGAAGTTGACTTCTAAAGAGAGTAAAATCGATTCTGTTGCTGTTAATATTTCAAACTTGGTTCTTGAGAATCAGCCACTTCGGATATCAAAAGCACAAAAGAGACGGGACAAAAAGGCTGCATTGGAAAAGGAGCGGGAAGAAAGGATAGCCGAAGCTGAAATTGAAAACTTAACCGGAGCTAGACatgtagaaagtgaaaaacttgCTCAAATATTGGCAGCTAGACAGTTGGAAATTAAACAGATTCCATCTGATGGGCACTGTATGTATAGAGCCATTGAAGATCAGCTGAAAGAGCAGAACGGCGTTCTGACTGTGGCTGCCTTAAGATGTCAGACTGCTAACTATATGCAGAGTCATGTGGAAGACTTTCTGCCATTTTTAACAAATCCTAATACAGGAGAAATGTATACTCCAGAAGAGTTTGGAAAGTATTGTGATGATATTGTAAACACAGCTGCTTGCGGGGGTCAACTTGAGCTAAGAGCCCTGTCTCACATTTTACGAACACCAATAGAGATAATACAGGCAGATTCTCCTCCTATAGTAGTTGGTGAAGAATATCCAGAAAATCCATTAATACTTGTTTATATGAGACATGCATATGGCTTAGGAGAACACTACAATTCTGTTACACGGTTGGTAAACACAGCTACTGAAAATTGCAGCTAGTCTATAAAATGTTGCTATTATGTCAGTGTGCTGATCTGAGTATTAATACCAAGTATTGGATTATTCTCAGTGTTTCTGAAAAAACACAACTACCTTAAAAGAGTTTTATGGCAAAGCT
The sequence above is drawn from the Bos javanicus breed banteng chromosome 12, ARS-OSU_banteng_1.0, whole genome shotgun sequence genome and encodes:
- the LOC133258136 gene encoding deubiquitinase OTUD6B-like, with the protein product MEAVLTEELDEEEQLVRRHRKEKKELQAKIQSMKNAVPRNDKKRRKQLTKDVAKLEAEMEEKHREELDQLKLTSKESKIDSVAVNISNLVLENQPLRISKAQKRRDKKAALEKEREERIAEAEIENLTGARHVESEKLAQILAARQLEIKQIPSDGHCMYRAIEDQLKEQNGVLTVAALRCQTANYMQSHVEDFLPFLTNPNTGEMYTPEEFGKYCDDIVNTAACGGQLELRALSHILRTPIEIIQADSPPIVVGEEYPENPLILVYMRHAYGLGEHYNSVTRLVNTATENCS